One Aphidius gifuensis isolate YNYX2018 linkage group LG5, ASM1490517v1, whole genome shotgun sequence genomic region harbors:
- the LOC122857923 gene encoding solute carrier family 35 member F2-like — protein sequence MQNCMGVSTGVRVYHKNLNMQPTGICNKIENYISELKQWSVWRTIILGQFLSIVLYWLTQLNHHINKESLKKLPVPTAQNLPHYVMMCLVYTTWMSCRGAGNGLISVIRSRGWRYLLLALIDVEANTLITSSHQFTSISSIQILDCVAIPVALALSCLVLGVRYRIVHIVGISICLMGVGCLVWAGIDENKDPGVNGKNQLVGDMLCLGGAVLFSVTTVLQELAVKTVDIIEYLGMIGFFGTILSITQVCFLERIQLETVTWNIATPVVITALIFFCVTQFVFFSLVPVILFESGATALQLALLSSDFLNVFIGMLNHRYKFHTLFFLSLALTMTGIFIYAIKKTPMSTSSQRQQLVETPAPDYSDVILRGMSQPTCGEVDVVANLGMSGPTGTLEAIKTMETMENNQVVDSGKLPLSASSDTAFTSFYGSEANM from the exons ATGCAAAATTGCATGGGAGTGTCAACGGGTGTTCGAGTTTATcataaaaacttgaatatgCAACCAACTggtatttgtaataaaattgaaaattatatatctgaACTTAAACAATG gtcTGTTTGGAGGACAATTATTCTTggacaatttttatcaattgtattGTACTGGCTAAcacaattaaatcatcatataaataaagaatcattaaaaaaattaccagtaCCAACAG CACAAAATTTACCACACTATGTTATGATGTGCCTGGTTTACACAACCTGGATGTCATGTAGGGGTGCTGGAAATGGTCTTATTTCCGTAATCAGATCACGTGGATGGAGATATTTATTGCTTGCATTAATTGACGTTGAAGCTAATACACTTATAACATCATCACATCAATTTACAAGCATCTCTAGTATTCAg attctTGATTGTGTTGCAATACCAGTAGCATTGGCTTTATCCTGCTTGGTACTTGGTGTGAGATATAGAATTGTTCATATTGTTGGAATATCTATTTGTCTCATGGGAGTTGGCTGTCTTGTTTGGGCtggtattgatgaaaataaagatcCTGGTGttaatg gcaAAAATCAATTAGTTGGTGATATGCTTTGCCTGGGTGGTGCTGTATTATTTTCTGTAACAACTGTTCTTCAAGAACTTGCTGTTAAAACTGTTGACATTATTGAGTATCTTGGAATGATTGGTTTTTTTGGAACAATTCTCAGCATAACAcaagt gtGTTTTTTGGAACGTATTCAACTTGAAACTGTAACATGGAATATTGCAACTCCTGTTGTTATAACtgcattgatttttttttgtgtaacacaatttgtatttttttcacttgttccagtaatattatttgaatctGGTGCAACAGCATTACAATTGGCTCTGTTAAGTtcagattttttaaatgtttttattggaATGTTGAATCATCGTTACAAG tttcatacattattttttctttcattggCATTGACAATGActggtatatttatttatgctattaaaaaaacaccaaTGTCAACGAGTTCGCAGAGACAACAGTTGGTAGAAACACCAGCTCCAGATTAcag tGATGTAATTTTGAGAGGAATGTCACAACCAACTTGTGGAGAAGTTGATGTCGTTGCTAATTTAGGTATGTCTGGACCAACTGGTACACTGGAAGCGATAAAGACAATGGAGACAAtggaaaataatcaagttgtcGATTCAGGAAAATTACCATTGAGTGCAAGTTCAGACACTGCTTTTACTTCTTTTTATGGAAGCGAAgcaaatatgtaa